The DNA sequence AATATGGCATGGTACACCATTTGCAACATCATGATGATCACCCTTTGCCTATCGACTTCGGGAATACCTTGGAAAATCCGGCTAGAGATGATTATTATTGGCACCTTCATACTTTTTATATTTCAAATCATCTGCGTTTATCTTAGCATGTACAATTGGTTATATGTACACTATCCGGTATGGTCAACAAGTGAAAAGCAGAAGATTGTTGAGATCATTGAGTATGATAGAGCCACTGCGGTAATTATTGAATGGTTTACTCTCGTTTCCAAAGTTATCATACGACATGTGTTAACCGTATTAGTTTGGGTCGGTTTAGTTTTACTATTAAAAAGAGATAACAGAGGTCTTTCAATAGAAATTATACTATGAAGACATTTTTTTTGAACATATTAAAGTTTATAAAACCAAGAGATACAATATTCTTTATCTGCATGCTACTAATTATCTTTCTTGCTCCGTTATGTTTATATGATATGAAAGCTCGACGCATTTGTCTAAATATTAAAGATATTTATTCAAAAGGAATAAGGCAATTTGACGAGAAATCATATAACGAATCACTGCTAAGCTTGACTCAGGCCATTAAATTATGTCCTAAATTTGCGCCAGCCTATTTCTACCGCGCCAGGGTCTATTTTGAACTACGCATGTACCAAGCGGCAGTTTCTGATTACACAACAGCGATCTCCATAAATTCAAGATATTATCAGGCTTATAACAGTCGAGCCATTACCTACCGGGCAATGGGAAAATATGATGATGCAATAAAAGACTATTCCAAATCCCTTAATATTTTTCCAAAGTACTGCACTGCCCTGATTAACCGGAGCATTGCCTACCGGCGAAAGGAGATGTTTAAGGAAGCACTTGCCGACTTGGAAGTGGCGATTGAAATGTATCCTAATGATGAGAGTGTTATTCTCTTGAGAGGCCGGACACATTTGGACGCGGGAAGACCTTTCCGTGCCATTTCTGACTTTAACAGGGTTTTGGAATTGAATCCGAAAAATGTTCAAGCCTGGATTCGTCGGGGTGACGCTGCGGCCATAATAGGCTTACAGGATCAAGCCATATCGGACTATGGAGAAGCCTACGCAATCGCTAGTAGCAATAAGGAGCTTTTGCATAGAAGAAGATTTCTGAAATCCATGGGATTGAGAACCAACTCCAAGCTCTTGCCACCCAACTATCCAATTAGCCAGCAAGACAAGAGCAAGGCCGGCGAGCATAACCGGCGAGGCCTCGAAGGCATAAAACAAGGCAAATTAATCTCCGCCATTGCAGAATTCAATAAATCTTTGAAATTATCACCCTATCTTCTACATAAGGCAAAAGCTGCACCTGCAAGCCGGCTTCAGATACGCGAAGCCCCAACTGGTAGTCGTCGGCCAGATGGTCCGCGATCCCCTCGAAACCGCCGATGCGTTCCAATGTTTCCTGGGATAAAGCCATCACCGCCCCCAGGGCAAACCGGATGTCTTCCACGTAATACGCCATGGCCACTGAGGGGATAAAATCGGTGCTGATGGTCATCGCCTCCAAGGCGGCGCCATTGGTATCCACCGGCCCCGGGCGATACAAACAGGTGGCCAGTCCCGCCTTCGGATCCTGGAGAGCTCCGGCCAGAACGCGCAGGGCATCAGGCCTGACCCGGACGTCGCTGTCGGAAATGAGAATATAATCGTAGACCGCCAAGGGTAGCAACTGGCGCAGGGTGCTGACCTTGGGATTCATTCCGAGCTCCTGCGGACAGATGACGACGCGAATGTCAACTTCACCGAAGGTGGCCTGCAAGTCTCTTAAAAGTGGCAGGATAGGATCGGTAGGGTCGGCAACGCCAAAGAGAATCTGCCGGGCCGGGTAATCCTGCCGGATGAAGCTGGCCAGACAATCGTAAGAGTCCTGCTCCAGCCCTCTGACCGGCTTCAACAGAGAAATTCCCGGCCAGACCCCACTCTGACAGGAAGGAAGAGGCCGCCGTCGGAAACAGATCAGGGCAATGATGGCACTGAACTGATAGACCAGGGCGCAAAAGCAAAGGCTAGCAAATAGAGCCGCAATCAGGTTCATCTGGGACTATTGCCGATCAGAGAATTGGACATATTCATTTCCGTAATACTTCAGCTATCTGGGATAATAGATCAGGAACATGGTTGGCGGTGCCCACCCTACAGCACCACAGCATCGACAGACCCGTCTGTAGGGGCAAATCTCGTATTCGCCCCAAACAACTGAAGTGTTACTCATTTCCGAAACCACGATGGCCCAGAATGCCGTAATTTAATGGCAAATTCGTTTGCTAATGCCGCCGCCATTATTTTTATGAGATAATGGAGACTCTTGCAGAACTAATTGTCATTTTTTCGAAAGCACCCGCAAGCCATGAGAATCATTTATTGATGGGCAAAGCTCTTATCTTCAGCGTAGGACCGAATCTCGTATTCGCCCGCAACCTAATTCCATCCAGTGTAGGGGCAAATCTCGTATTCGCCCCGCTTCAGTTATCATTTTATATCAGAGGATGCAAAACATGACCATAGCTCAGGGGAACCCGGAGATTCAAGAAGAAAAAGTAATTTTTGCCGCGGCTGACGTTACGTTGGAAGGACGCCTGGCCCCTGCCGGAGAATCGGGCGGGGTGGTGCTCACTTCCCCTCATCCCTTGTACGGCGGCGATATGGATAACAACGTGGTCTGGACGGCGGCCCGCGCCTTTCAGAACCGCCACTGGACCACACTCCGGTTTAATTTCCGGGGGGTGGGGTTGAGCACCGGAGACTACGGCGGGGGGCAGGCGGAAGTGGCTGATATTCAGGCCGCGATGCATTTTTTGGCCACCCGCGTTGCGAGACCGCAGGTCATAGTCGGCTATTCCTTCGGCGCCGCCGTGGCCAGCCGGGCGCTCATCCAGGGGACGCCGGCTGACGACCTCATTCTGATTGCCCCGCCCATCGCCCTGATGGAGATCAATTATTTGCCCGAAACGCCCCGACTCCGCCTCATCATCGTCGGTGACCGGGATGACTTTTGCCCGCTGTCTCAGTTGGAATATCTGTTCCAGACCTCTCCCCTGGACAGCCGACCCAAGATCAGGGTACTGCCGGGTTGCAGCCACTTTTTTGCCGGTTTTGAAAGGTCCCTGTATGATATCCTGCAAAAATACCAAAGAACCTTATCGGGTTCCGATACCTGAGAACCTTTGGCAAAATAACCGATTGGCTTGTTTGCTCTGGCAGGAAAGATTTTGAACCTACGCCTCGATGCAAATGTTACAACAATATCAGGATACCTGGAAATTTAACTTTGATAACAGGATATTCGTTTTCTTTAGGCAACTCGCAAATAATTACGTCTTTAGCCGGTTCATTTAAAGATTTTGATATGAGGACCAAGATAGGCTATACTTGATCGTAATACTTCAGCTTTCTGAGAGAATAGATCAAGGAATGGCGGGAGGTGTCCACCCTACATTAAAGAACTTCAAATTCTTAATAAATCACGGCTTAGTTTCGGTTAACCGGAGTGCTGCACTTGATCTAATAACCTAAAATCAACCAAGGGTCTGGAATTTCTTAATTTATCCCAAATAAATAAATTATATTATCAGTCGATACTTGTTATCGAATAAATTGATGAGATTTTTTCTCCCGTTGGCCCAAAATTTGACGAGAAAGGTACTTCGGGTAGTTGCCGACTGCAACCAAGAATCCCAACCCTCCCGCTTCATATAAAATCCTGCTGACTGTGGTCTGCGGCATTGCCTTTGCGAGCTATTTTGCCACCAGCCTGCGACTGCCGGTAGTGCCGTTGTTTGCCGTATCTCTGGGTGCCTCCACCTCCGAGGTGGGGTTTATTAACTCCAGCTTTCTCCTGATGTGCGGTCTGTTGGCGCTGCCCTTGGGATTATTAGGCGACCGGTGGGGGCGGAAACGCATCATTCTTCTCGGTCTGTTGATCGCCTCCAGCTCATCTCTGCTGCTCTACTGGAGCCGCACGCCGCTTCAAATCATCTGGATTTATCTGGCCTTTGGCGTGGGTCTGGCCATGATCGGACCGAGCCTGATGGCCATCGTGGCCGACATCTCACCGGCCACCCATCTCGGCCGGGCCTATGGTTGGTATACCACTTCCATTTATTCGGCCATGAGTCTGGGGCCGGCCGCGGGAGGTCTATTGGCAGAGGCCCTGGGGTACCGCCAGGTCTTTCTGTTCGTGGCCGGTGCCATGTTTCTGCTCCTGATTCCGGTAGCGTGGTTTTTACCCCGCAGCAACCCGAGAGCCGATGATCATCAGCTACCAGACCTGTCGCAGGTGATCTCCTTGGGTTGGTCCAATCACCTGCTGCACGGCTGTTGGGCCCTGACCCTGGGTTCCTGCATTGCCCTGGGGGTCTTCTTTACTTTTTTTCCACTGTATGCCCTGCGCCACGGTTTGAACGCCGGTCAGATCGGGGTGGTGTTCGCCGCCCAGGCCGTTATCAACGCCCTCTCCCGTATCCCTTTGGGACGTTTGAGCGACCAGACGGATAAGACCAGATTGGCGATCTGGGGTTTCTTAGGTCTGAGCCTTGTTCTGGCAGCTTTCAGCTTTAGCCATAGCCTGACCGCCTTTATCGTTCTTGCTATGGCCTCGGGAGCCGTGCAGGGGGTGGGGTTTACCCCGCTGGGCGCTCTGATTCCGGAGGTGGTGCCGGTGGAGGCCCGCGGGCTGGCCATGGGCGGCTATAACACGGCGATTTATTTAGGCATGATGACGGGATCGGCCGGTATGGGACCGGTGATTCACCTGATCGGTTTCGAACCGAGCTTTTTTCTGGCGGCGTTGATTAATCTGTTCTTCACCGGTTGGTTTTACCTTGCTTTCCGAAGGAAAAATGGCGGGCGAGGGCGTATCCCGGCCCATTAGCCCCTGTCGCCGATTATCGCAAATTACTCGGTTGCTGAAAGTTAAACTGATTGACAACCCTCAGAGGTATCGATATTCTCTTTTTGTTGCACTACAATATAAATGTTGTTAGTTGCGGGTCCCTTTTTCGGCGGCTGTCTTCATCTCGGTTGCAAGGCATCGCCGCCTTACTGGAATATCTTTCTTATCTGAACAAGGATGCGTTCCATGCACGCTTCCAAGACTCTGCCTCCGCAACCGGGGGGCTTATGGAATCGCTGGAAAAACTGGTTCCTCAAGATCTTTAGCGGCCGGGATTATCATTATTACGGTTATCTCCCGAGTCGACCCAATTTTCTGCTGCGCTACACACTGGACCGCTTTTTCGCCCGGGTCAATGTCCCTCCCAGACATTTGGAGCGATTGCGCCAGATGGGAGAAAAAGGTGTAGTGGTCTATGCCTTGAAGTATCGCAGCCATCTGGATTTTCTCTTTTTTAACCGCCGCTATCTCAGTTCGGGGGCGCCACAGCCGGAATTCGCCTTCGACCTCAATCTCTGGATGTGGCAGCCGTTTTCCCATCTCATCCAGATCATCTCGGCCGCCATTCATTACTTCACCCGGAAACACCACTGGCCCAACCCCTTTCAGGACGGTTATTTCCGCTGGGTGCTGGAGCAACGGAAATCCGGGTTGCTGTTTCTGGTAGATCAGGTCGGCTTCCGACAACGCTTTTACCAACCGAAAGAAGATCCTCTGCGACACCTGCTGGAAATCCAGCAGGAATTGTCGTTCCCCATTTTTCTGGTCCCGCAGATGGTGATGGATCGAGACCCTACCCGGGAGGATAAAGGTATTATCCAACTCTTTTTCGGAGACAGTGAAAATCCAGGCCGTCTCAGAAAATTGGCCCTTTTCTTCTTTCGGAGCAAAAAGGCCGTGGTGGAGTTGGCCGAACCGATCAATCTGCAAGAGTTGCTGGCCGATCCCAGAAATGAAAAATACCTGCTGGAAGAGGTGGCCCAGAACATCCGCCGGGAACTGATCAACCGCATCGACCTCACCCGTCGGGTGATTACCGGACCGGTGATCAAGTCTATGGAAGAGTGCATGGAATTGACCCTTACCGATCCGAATCTCACCGATTTTATGGAACATATGGCGGAGGTGGAGAACCAGAAAATCTCCAGGATCAAGAAAAAAGCCCAGAGTTATTTCCTGGAGATTGCTTCGGATTATAATGCCATGCTGGTTCACCTTTGGGACAAGGCGCTCACCTGGGTCTGGCAGAATATTTTTGAAGGTATCTCGCTGGATGAAGCGGGAATGGAGCGGATCCGCCAGGTCTCACCCCAGGGAACGTTGATTTATGTCCCCTGCCACAAGAGCCACATTGACTATTTAATTCTCAACTACATGATTTACCAGAATAATATCCATCCACCGCGGATTGCCGCCGGCAAGAATCTGGCTTTTTGGCCGGTAGGCGCCCTTTTCCGCAAGGCCGGGGCCTTCTTCATCCGCCGCCGTTTCCACGGGGCCAAGCTCTATGCCGAAGTCTTTGCCAGCTACCTGAAGACCCTGATTAAGGAAGGCTACAATATTGAATTTTTTATTGAGGGGGGGCGCAGCCGTACGGGTAAACTGGTTCTGCCCCAGTTGGGCCTGTTGAACATGATAGTACGGGCTTATCATGAAGGCGTGGCCCGGGATCTCATTTTTGTCCCCTGTTTCATCGGCTACGATCAGGTCATGGAGGAAAAAGCCTACTTAACGGAACTCACCGGTTCGCAGAAAAAAACCGAATCCTGGTTGCAGCTTTTCAAAATTCGTAAGCTCCTGAAAAAGCGCTACGGCCGGGTTTATCTCCGGTTTAGCGAACCCATCTTTTTCTCGGAATATTTGGATCGCTATCAGTTAAACAGCGATCAACTGACCGAGGAGCGGCGCCGGACGATCGGCCGGGATCTGGCCTTTTCAATTATCCAGAATATCAACGAAGTCTCGGTGGTAACCCCCTTCTCCCTGGTCTGTGCGGCGCTCTTGACCTATCCCCGCAAAGGCGTTTACCGGCGCGAACTGCTGAATATCATCAACGTCTTCTACGATTACCTGGTGGAACGCAAAGCTCACCTGGCCGAGACCTTAAGCCACCTCACTCAAGCTATCGAAGAGGCCCTGACGCTCTGCGAGGCTCGCAAATTGATAACCCCCATCGAGAAAGAGGAAGAGCTGGCCGATGAACTCGGCCTGGGGGCTTATAGCATCGATGAAAGCAAGCGCCTGCTGCTGGAGTACTATAAAGATAATATCATCCATTTTTTCATTCCGGCGTCGCTGGTGGCCATGTCCATACTGGCAACCCAGGGGTTCGAGTTCACCCGCGAACAGGTCGTTGCCGACTATCGCTTTTTAAAAGACTTTTTCAAATATGAATTTGTTTACGATGACCAGGGATCGGAGGCCAATGTCGACCGCATGCTCGACTATTTCTGCACCAGAGGCGTGATCGGGGTCATCAGCCGGGAAGCCGACTCCTATCTACTGTCGGCTTCTGGCCTGAAAGAGCTGTCCTATTTTGCCAATCTCCTGCACAATTACCTGGAATCCTACTGGGTCGCTTTCCGTTCGATCAAATATCTCAAGAAGCGGCCCCGCAATGAGCGGGACTTCCTGAAACGCATTCAATCCATCGGCGCCAAACTCCATAAAGTGGGGGAGGTGGAGCGGGCGGAGGCGCTCTCCGATGCCAATTTTCGCAATGCTCTCAAACTCTTTGGCGAAAAGGGCGTCATCGTCAAGAAGGCCAAAGTGGGTAAACAGCCTACCACCTTCAGCCGACCGGAAGATGAAGACGCCAGAGAATTCTATGGCCAGCAATTAGCCCGCTTTTTACGGCGCTAATAGTGGCCTCCGTCTGAACGGGATCAGATTGCGGCGCCTTGACAAACTTAGGGGAGCAGAATAAACTCCGGCAATGAACCTTCCAGTCTCTGAGAGGTGCCAGGCAGAGCACCTTGACCTTGCCGCCCTGGCCCGCCGCCTTAATATCACTCTAAGGGAACAATTGGGCCGCCATGCCTGGCGCGGTCATAAACCATCCGGGGCAGCGGTGGTGCTGCTCACCGGAGCGCGGGCGGAATATTCTATTCATGACCTGTTAAATACCTTACCTAAATTACATCCGCCGTTTGCTTTCCCGCGCATAATTGCTGCCGAACCGGGTTTTTTCCTAATCTACTCCTTCATCGACGGCGCCCCCCTCAGTAGCAGGGATTTTGAAACGGAAGAATCATTGGCTGCGGCCTTTGAATTAAGCGGCCGTCTGACGGCGCTCTTTCGCAGTCTTAATCTCGCCTCGATGTTTCAGGGTCTGGTGGAAGGCTCGGAATTGCCGCAAAACACACCTTCCGGGGCGGCGCAACGGTTGGCCTTCCTCGGTTCTCGTCTCGATCAGCAATCAGATAGTCTGGCCATTCGCCGCCAGGAAGCCTCATTGAGTTATTCCTGGGCGCGGCAGTTGCCATCTTGGTGCGCCTCTCGGTGGCTGGCGGCAGACACCTGCCCGACCGGCCTGTGGTCAGCCCTCCAGGCCAGGGTGGAGGCGGTGACTTCGATTCATCTGCCACCGCAAGGGTCGAACCTGGCTCATACGAACTTTACGCCCAAACATCTGCTGGTCTGCCCGCCGGACCGCTGGGGCATCGTCGGTTGGCAGGTAGCTTCGCGGCCCTATAACTATATGCGTTACAAATACCTGGCCTGGTGTTTGGTCCATACCGAGCAGGCCAATATTATTGACCGCTATCGGCGGTTTCTGGCCTTGATGCCGGCAATTCAATACTCGGCGGCCGCTTCGCTTACCTTTGCCCTCTGTCTCCTCGAAACCTGGGTCGAAGCCAGCGAGCCGCTCCACCACCGTTCGGAAAAACTGGCGGCCCTGTACGCCTTTGTTGAGGAGGGCATGACCGCAATACCGCTACACAGCAATGTCCCCTACACCTGAATCTATGACCCAACACCACCGCAAATTTCGACGGACTGGTCGACCAGCGGTTTTTAGCAATCGGTTTCCTCTGGTGTGGAACCAGGGACCTGACCATGGAAAATTTAAACGTATCATAACTTAACCTGCTTAGATCAAGGTTTATCCGATTAGGTTTTACTGATTGAGCCTTATGCCAAAGACACGAGAACCAACAGCTTCCCTTCCTCAATCTTTTGATTCCCTTTCCACCGCTCTCAAATGGGTGTACGATCTCCAAAAATTCGGCATCAAATTCGGACTGTCCTCTACTACCCGACTCCTGACAGGCCTGAACAATCCACAGGAGAAATGCCGCTATATTCACATTGCCGGTACTAATGGCAAGGGTTCGGTGGCGGCCATGCTGTCGGCCATCTTCACCCAGGCGGGTTATCGGATCGGATTTTACAGTTCCCCTCACCTGATCAGCTTCCATGAGAGATTCCGTTTGCAGGATCAGGACATCACCGACGATGAAGTGCT is a window from the Desulfobacca acetoxidans DSM 11109 genome containing:
- a CDS encoding alpha/beta hydrolase — protein: MTIAQGNPEIQEEKVIFAAADVTLEGRLAPAGESGGVVLTSPHPLYGGDMDNNVVWTAARAFQNRHWTTLRFNFRGVGLSTGDYGGGQAEVADIQAAMHFLATRVARPQVIVGYSFGAAVASRALIQGTPADDLILIAPPIALMEINYLPETPRLRLIIVGDRDDFCPLSQLEYLFQTSPLDSRPKIRVLPGCSHFFAGFERSLYDILQKYQRTLSGSDT
- a CDS encoding MFS transporter translates to MPTATKNPNPPASYKILLTVVCGIAFASYFATSLRLPVVPLFAVSLGASTSEVGFINSSFLLMCGLLALPLGLLGDRWGRKRIILLGLLIASSSSLLLYWSRTPLQIIWIYLAFGVGLAMIGPSLMAIVADISPATHLGRAYGWYTTSIYSAMSLGPAAGGLLAEALGYRQVFLFVAGAMFLLLIPVAWFLPRSNPRADDHQLPDLSQVISLGWSNHLLHGCWALTLGSCIALGVFFTFFPLYALRHGLNAGQIGVVFAAQAVINALSRIPLGRLSDQTDKTRLAIWGFLGLSLVLAAFSFSHSLTAFIVLAMASGAVQGVGFTPLGALIPEVVPVEARGLAMGGYNTAIYLGMMTGSAGMGPVIHLIGFEPSFFLAALINLFFTGWFYLAFRRKNGGRGRIPAH
- a CDS encoding glycosyltransferase; its protein translation is MNLIAALFASLCFCALVYQFSAIIALICFRRRPLPSCQSGVWPGISLLKPVRGLEQDSYDCLASFIRQDYPARQILFGVADPTDPILPLLRDLQATFGEVDIRVVICPQELGMNPKVSTLRQLLPLAVYDYILISDSDVRVRPDALRVLAGALQDPKAGLATCLYRPGPVDTNGAALEAMTISTDFIPSVAMAYYVEDIRFALGAVMALSQETLERIGGFEGIADHLADDYQLGLRVSEAGLQVQLLPYVEDRVIISKIY
- a CDS encoding 1-acyl-sn-glycerol-3-phosphate acyltransferase, with protein sequence MHASKTLPPQPGGLWNRWKNWFLKIFSGRDYHYYGYLPSRPNFLLRYTLDRFFARVNVPPRHLERLRQMGEKGVVVYALKYRSHLDFLFFNRRYLSSGAPQPEFAFDLNLWMWQPFSHLIQIISAAIHYFTRKHHWPNPFQDGYFRWVLEQRKSGLLFLVDQVGFRQRFYQPKEDPLRHLLEIQQELSFPIFLVPQMVMDRDPTREDKGIIQLFFGDSENPGRLRKLALFFFRSKKAVVELAEPINLQELLADPRNEKYLLEEVAQNIRRELINRIDLTRRVITGPVIKSMEECMELTLTDPNLTDFMEHMAEVENQKISRIKKKAQSYFLEIASDYNAMLVHLWDKALTWVWQNIFEGISLDEAGMERIRQVSPQGTLIYVPCHKSHIDYLILNYMIYQNNIHPPRIAAGKNLAFWPVGALFRKAGAFFIRRRFHGAKLYAEVFASYLKTLIKEGYNIEFFIEGGRSRTGKLVLPQLGLLNMIVRAYHEGVARDLIFVPCFIGYDQVMEEKAYLTELTGSQKKTESWLQLFKIRKLLKKRYGRVYLRFSEPIFFSEYLDRYQLNSDQLTEERRRTIGRDLAFSIIQNINEVSVVTPFSLVCAALLTYPRKGVYRRELLNIINVFYDYLVERKAHLAETLSHLTQAIEEALTLCEARKLITPIEKEEELADELGLGAYSIDESKRLLLEYYKDNIIHFFIPASLVAMSILATQGFEFTREQVVADYRFLKDFFKYEFVYDDQGSEANVDRMLDYFCTRGVIGVISREADSYLLSASGLKELSYFANLLHNYLESYWVAFRSIKYLKKRPRNERDFLKRIQSIGAKLHKVGEVERAEALSDANFRNALKLFGEKGVIVKKAKVGKQPTTFSRPEDEDAREFYGQQLARFLRR